The Naumovozyma dairenensis CBS 421 chromosome 11, complete genome genome includes a window with the following:
- the YKU70 gene encoding ATP-dependent DNA helicase YKU70 (similar to Saccharomyces cerevisiae YKU70 (YMR284W); ancestral locus Anc_8.849) has protein sequence MSEYQLDNEDDEYEPTTTTAPSASYKKYDIHEGIIFCIELSKEMFQEVPELNYTVQLLEILESLLELMSHLVIIRPSTGVGCYIHYCNKPDNNATEVNAKHIDGIYELFPLRDVNAHDMKKLSDLFEDLQHERITLMKYFQFDNDENFKKQVPLEKLFGFLLDKFTLANVDRNSYHSRKIFLFTDNDSPIESEEHEAKLRIRRLVDDMNDNYINFTTFFIGTPDRPFDDSFYSDVLKLGAKTRETSDQDYIDAVDDEYSEFDGPNTKPIPAKYIKSRILRKKEIKRITFQSPLILNEDAEFIIGIRGYMLYSHEKPNTRYKLVYEQENVRKEAFSSRKYLNPNTGEELQNDEYVKIFPYGDMNIELNDKEVYKVEEEISCPEAFLKIIGFRSKNQCLYYFNNITATTFVVPDESQYEGSIRTMASLFRTLKKKDKVAIIWGKMKTNSKPCLYLLCPTSNSDRNEGFYLYRMPFLEEIRKFPKLLDYKDRSSNPDYTNLIKITSKIVEYFHLRNGYIPSEFENPSLQRFYRVLHDYLLQVEQSMAEGDEQHQIQKLLEEDDTLRKISQIRDKILSSKKSDDPTQQRLDKYMNLWNTYYVKLQEENSLSNPPKKKSKPTLNL, from the coding sequence ATGTCTGAATATCAATtggataatgaagatgatgaatacGAACCTACTACCACCACTGCTCCATCAGCATCATACAAGAAGTATGACATTCATGAAGGAATAATCTTTTGTATTGAGCTATCGAAAGAGATGTTCCAGGAAGTCCCAGAATTGAATTATACTGTACAACTGTTAGAAATATTGGAATCGTTATTAGAACTCATGTCACACCTGGTGATAATTAGACCAAGTACCGGTGTAGGTTGTTATATACATTATTGCAACAAACCTGACAATAATGCTACTGAAGTTAATGCAAAACATATTGATGGTATTTATGAACTTTTCCCATTGAGGGATGTTAATGCACATGATATGAAGAAACTAAGTGATTTATTCGAAGATTTACAACATGAAAGAATAACGTTAATGAAGTATTTCCAATtcgataatgatgaaaattttaaaaagCAAGTTCCATTAGAAAAACTTTTCGGATTTTTATTAGATAAGTTTACCCTTGCAAATGTCGATAGAAATAGCTACCATAGTAGGAAaatctttttatttacGGATAATGATTCACCTATAGAATCCGAAGAACATGAAGCAAAATTAAGAATTAGGAGGTTAGTGGATGATATGAATGATAACTATATTAACTTTACCACTTTTTTCATCGGAACACCAGATAGACCATTTGATGATTCATTTTATTCAGATGTTTTAAAATTAGGTGCAAAAACCAGAGAAACCAGTGATCAAGACTACATCGATGCTGTTGATGACGAGTATTCTGAATTCGACGGTCCAAATACTAAACCAATACCAGCAAAATACATTAAATCTCGAATATTAaggaaaaaggaaattaaaagaataacTTTCCAATCCCCCCTGATATTGAATGAAGATGCTGAATTCATAATTGGTATAAGAGGTTATATGCTTTACAGTCATGAAAAACCAAATACAAGATATAAATTAGTAtatgaacaagaaaatgtTAGAAAGGAAGCATTCTCAAGTAGGAAGTATTTAAACCCGAATACAGGtgaagaattacaaaatgatgaataCGTGAAAATATTCCCATATGGTGATATGAAcattgaattgaatgataaagaagTATATAAAGTAGAGGAGGAAATTTCATGCCCTGAGGCCTTCTTGAAAATAATCGGATTCCGATCCAAAAATCAATgcctttattatttcaataatattacgGCAACAACATTCGTTGTACCAGATGAATCTCAATACGAAGGCTCTATAAGGACAATGGCATCTTTGTTTagaactttgaaaaaaaaggaTAAAGTAGCCATAATTTGGGGGAAGATGAAAACAAACTCAAAACCATGTTTATACCTTCTGTGCCCAACTTCAAATTCTGATAGAAATGAAGGGTTCTATCTCTATAGAATGCcttttcttgaagaaattcGTAAATTCCCAAAACTATTAGACTATAAAGATAGAAGCTCAAATCCTGACTATACCAACTTGATTAAAATCACATCCAAAATTGTGGAGTATTTCCATTTGAGAAATGGTTACATTCCATCTGAATTCGAGAATCCGTCATTACAGAGGTTTTATAGAGTTTTACatgattatttattacaagTCGAACAATCCATGGCAGAAGGCGATGAACAAcaccaaattcaaaaattgttagaagaagatgatacTTTGAGAAAGATCTCGCAAATAAGAGATAAGATATTAAGTTCTAAAAAATCTGATGATCCGACACAACAAAGATTAGACAAATATATGAATTTGTGGAATACTTATTACGTGAAACTTCAAGAGGAAAATTCTTTATCTAATCCgccaaagaagaaaagtaAACCTACTTTGAACTTATAA
- the CAT8 gene encoding DNA-binding transcription factor CAT8 (similar to Saccharomyces cerevisiae CAT8 (YMR280C); ancestral locus Anc_8.845), which yields MPSNVEEKTSLTVKDEEECNNHSDNNIAFETDGSDDRTKNILSIIPIQNTSLTNPRRKGRGNSNMAVSKRKLDSISNSSSTDTKDDSVSISITDSTSGNYSKRISQACDRCRSKKTRCDGKRPQCSQCAIVGFECKVSDKLQRKSYPRGYTETLEEKIRELQTENKRLLAIYNLKQNQLSVSSSSSSTSPNKKGNGNDCAVQSNSTSTSAINDTNENGSNETAMKEIIQSQLIPLTNINSVHDPIQNNDDNTHTDCCNHTIKTINPDNNNNYSTHTTNGKLHRDTNDHHLHPKPVSTNSNGLNSISFEQNEAPGLSTVKALKSMVNDEKNTQLATLVSLAIPRSTEEILFIPQILAKVRQNFGFTSKHCLYTVSLLSSLKSFLSNSNNSISAASADNKNLETLKNTNLWKFNALFQFFTAFLKLDFLDSSLEKQNKGKKNGKVNNNNNNSANQDGISPLSSSEIDELLKLFFQNWSDFVLMINEKEFYQYYSVFKSDLQNNNISKMSLSTLMNYKIFGLIILLFCQMGLLSKIKLSSNNTKSKNFKQQYHLKKVMNYYHNLINKLMWNEFFKISNVTLQSLKLLSLILFYNLHMGNISNIYELRSKVISMSQQLRLHRCPSAVLCGSTLKIHKLEQSNRRLLFWNIYYLDIFASLQLGVPRLLKDHEIECALPIPMDTDSKSDNQSQRSAATNAENDDNKIKLEGCVSHLSLVIIRYSQIVGNILDMIFKRNMTESMTKSIALIHIHALDDWRNTLPSNLKFDLNVNGSIDLSSFIDQQNLNEEEQRTQQQKLLVIFLYFFGVNMIHMPVVASRPLPLVENDSLNQIPDRSSSSYIALQHATNTMLNVLDLLSPTYVPLPINMSRTMVRFSMISACGMLDFIKGGSLFLENKALLAQVVKNIETDRFLDLPGVISWHSLKLFDLTLTLFFQNTNIKLEKLDKLLEKKSNYYNRLMGKPIVRNPAEKNSTTVPASMSAVDETDLPRADKKKKDIVDTENEYVSSVPDTNNIVVKQTPEEWDTSTKTNVKDSTLAHKLTTIELPSTDKKKRKQEQISPVNKKAKKAEQEVSQTQVGVPRSSTSSTAQNSNYANIQNQFADALQFDPILNSNSFNFSNLDLSSLFKTVDKDSQKTNNLQVPTQNSDQPVAANGISTTVPTTSIQSFPTPKSLIQNDQILLSKIPSFNDFFKDYSYDRTSSLLGLSGLNNNNNNNTNINNINNSTSNEIQKQNSSDTGNPSRNTQAQMNDFNGKYQLLSSPSQLLPKQATNTVFLNKDKANKNDIGSLSTMMMLINNEIPFSSVNLSELLKPSESKTSNDNASNGISANSHNSLEFGNTLKLNQNGNSNVTTNGTSMNQVEIPSTLIADSLTDTPIPDYNYFVDASLGLAPLLETQRRHNSFPETSQPLVNTSNAMNLGNASLSSTANNNNTMPSIANNVGYNNPPLLSSSKQKPRHLPTNDTGDILNFNGDLSNLNFRRDVRRKRENLEDLFSWQNSR from the coding sequence ATGCCCAGTAATGTTGAAGAGAAAACATCACTAACTGTAAAAGACGAAGAGGAATGCAATAACCATagtgataataatatagcTTTCGAGACTGACGGTAGTGATGATAGAACTAAAAACATACTTAGTATCATCCCGATTCAAAACACATCTTTGACTAATCCTAGAAGAAAGGGGAGGGGAAACAGTAATATGGCCGTATCCAAACGTAAGCTAGATTCCATCTCAAATTCAAGCTCAACTGATACTAAGGATGATTCAGTTAGTATTAGTATTACTGATAGTACTAGCGGtaattattcaaaaagaaTTTCTCAAGCATGTGATAGATGTAGATCGAAAAAGACAAGGTGCGATGGCAAAAGACCGCAATGCTCTCAATGTGCTATTGTTGGTTTCGAATGTAAAGTCAGTGATAAATTACAAAGGAAATCATACCCAAGAGGTTATACTGAAActttagaagaaaaaattagagAATTGCAAactgaaaataaaagattattaGCTATTTATAACTTAAAACAAAATCAGTTATCAGTttcgtcatcgtcatcatcaacGTCGCCGAATAAAAAGGGAAATGGTAATGACTGTGCTGTACAATCCAATTCTACATCAACCAGTGCTATTAATGATactaatgaaaatggtaGTAACGAAACTGCTATGAAGGAAATTATTCAATCTCAACTTATACCGTtaacaaatattaatagtGTCCATGACCCTAtccaaaataatgatgataatactCATACTGATTGTTGCAATCACACTATAAAAACTATCAATCccgataataataataattatagtACTCACACAACAAATGGGAAACTGCATAGGGATACGAACGATCATCATTTACATCCAAAACCTGTATCAACAAATTCGAATGGGCttaattcaatatcatttgaaCAAAACGAAGCACCTGGATTATCCACAGTGAAAGCATTAAAATCAATGGTAAACGATGAGAAAAATACACAACTAGCAACTTTAGTGTCACTGGCAATACCAAGATCTActgaagaaatattatttataccACAAATTTTAGCCAAAGTTAGACAAAATTTCGGTTTCACTTCAAAACATTGTCTTTATActgtatcattattatcttcattgaaatcatttttatcaaattctaATAACTCTATTTCTGCTGCTTCCGCagataataaaaacttAGAAACATTGAAAAACACCAACTTATGGAAATTTAATGCtttatttcaattcttcacagcctttttgaaattagattTTTTAGATTCTTCATtggaaaaacaaaacaaaggCAAGAAGAATGGCaaagttaataataataataataatagtgcAAACCAAGATGGCATTTCtccattatcatcttctgaaattgatgaattactaaaattgtttttccaaaattggTCTGATTTTgtattaatgataaatgaaaaagaattcTACCAATATTACTCAGTATTCAAATCAGATTTACAAAACAATAACATTTCGAAAATGTCTTTATCCAcgttaatgaattataaaatttttggtttaattatacttttattttgtCAAATGGGTTTATTATCGAAAATCAAACTATCaagtaataatacaaaGAGTAAAAACTTTAAACAGcaatatcatttgaaaaaagtgATGAACTACTACCATAATttaatcaataaattaatgTGGAacgaatttttcaaaatctcAAACGTTACATTACAATCATTGAAACTACTCTCGCTAATACTTTTCTATAATTTACACATGGGAAATATTTCCAACATTTACGAATTAAGGTCAAAAGTTATCTCTATGTCGCAACAGCTACGTTTACATAGATGTCCAAGTGCCGTTCTTTGTGGATCTACTTTGAAAATTCATAAGTTAGAACAAAGTAATAGAAGATTActattttggaatatttacTATCTAGACATTTTTGCATCATTACAATTAGGTGTACCAAGATTACTAAAAGACCATGAAATCGAATGTGCTTTACCAATACCAATGGATACAGACTCAAAAAGTGACAATCAATCACAACGTTCCGCAGCAACAAATGCAgagaatgatgataataaaattaaactGGAAGGTTGCGTCTCACATTTGTCATTAGTAATAATCAGGTATTCACAAATTGTAGGCAATATCTTAGATATGAtctttaaaagaaatatgaCCGAATCTATGACAAAATCAATTGCATTGATTCATATTCATGCATTAGATGATTGGAGAAATACATTACCCtccaatttgaaatttgatcTAAACGTGAATGGTTCTATCGATCTAAGTTCATTCATTGATCaacaaaatttgaatgagGAAGAACAACGAactcaacaacaaaaattattagtaatatttttatatttttttggcGTCAATATGATTCATATGCCCGTTGTAGCATCAAGACCATTACCATTAGTTGAAAATGACTCGTTAAATCAAATACCTGATAGATCGTCCTCGTCATACATTGCGTTACAACATGCAACGAATACAATGTTGAATGTATTGGATCTATTAAGCCCAACATATGTTCCGTTGCCGATAAACATGTCCAGAACAATGGTAAGATTTTCTATGATTAGTGCTTGTGGGATGCTAGATTTTATTAAGGGAGGTTCCTTATTCCTTGAAAATAAGGCACTCTTAGCTCAAGTcgtgaaaaatattgaaactgATAGATTTTTGGATTTACCTGGTGTAATTTCATGGCATAGTTTGAAGTTGTTTGATCTTACATTAACATtgtttttccaaaatactAATATTAAGttggaaaaattagataagctacttgaaaaaaaatcaaattattataatagaTTGATGGGGAAACCAATTGTTAGGAATCCTGCTGAAAAGAATTCAACTACGGTCCCAGCAAGTATGTCTGCCGTTGATGAAACTGATTTACCTAGAGCtgataagaagaaaaaagatattGTTGATACTGAGAATGAATATGTTTCAAGTGTACCAGATACGAATAATATAGTAGTAAAGCAAACACCAGAGGAATGGGATACAAGTACAAAAACAAATGTAAAGGACTCAACCCTTGCTCATAAATTAACTACGATAGAACTTCCAAGTACTGACAAGAAAAAGAGGAAGCAAGAGCAGATAAGTCCGGTTAAcaaaaaagcaaaaaaagCGGAACAAGAAGTCTCGCAAACTCAAGTTGGAGTACCAAGATCTTCAACGTCCTCAACCGCACAAAATTCCAACTATGCTAACattcaaaatcaatttgCAGATGCATTACAATTTGATCCAATTTTGAATTCcaattcctttaatttcaGTAATCTGGACCTCTCTAGTCTCTTCAAAACCGTAGACAAGGATTCTCAAAAAACGAACAATCTACAAGTACCGACACAAAATTCAGATCAACCTGTGGCTGCGAATGGTATTAGTACAACCGTTCCAACTACAAGCATTCAAAGCTTTCCTACACCAAAATCACTGATTCAAAATGATCAAATTTTACTTTCGAAAATTCCAAGttttaatgatttctttaaagatTATTCCTATGATAGAACCTCTTCCTTATTAGGCTTATCAGgattgaataataacaataataataatactaatattaataatataaataatagtacGAGTAATGAGATTCagaaacaaaattcaaGTGACACAGGAAATCCATCAAGGAATACTCAGGCTCAGATGAATGATTTCAATGGGAAGTACCAACTTTTGAGTAGTCCTTCACAATTACTGCCGAAGCAGGCTACAAACACTGTCTTCctaaataaagataaagcAAACAAGAATGATATTGGCAGTTTATCCACAATGATGATgttaattaataatgaaattccATTTTCGAGTGTAAATTTAAGTGAGTTATTGAAGCCTAGTGAAAGCAAGACTAGTAATGATAACGCCAGCAATGGCATATCTGCCAACAGTCACAATAGTTTAGAATTCGGTAACACTTTGAAACTCAATCAGAACGGTAATAGCAACGTCACTACAAATGGAACAAGTATGAATCAAGTAGAAATTCCATCAACTTTAATTGCAGATTCTCTTACCGACACACCAATTCCtgattataattattttgttgatgCTTCATTAGGTTTGGCTCCATTATTGGAAACGCAGCGAAGACACAATTCTTTCCCAGAGACAAGTCAACCGTTGGTGAATACGTCTAATGCTATGAATTTAGGGAATGCTAGTTTGTCGTCGACTgccaataataacaatactaTGCCATCAATTGCAAATAATGTTGGTTATAATAATCCgccattattatcatcgtCAAAACAAAAACCAAGGCATCTACCAACTAATGATACAGgtgatatattaaattttaaCGGTGATCTATCAAATCTGAATTTTAGAAGAGATGTTAGACGTAAGAGAGAAAACTTGGAAGATTTATTTAGCTGGCAAAATTCCAGATAG
- the NDAI0K00380 gene encoding uncharacterized protein, with protein MKICLLLALTSLTAPLVGAVTISKDTELPSSGSYSDSYNINEDATLAIADGTTVTGGTSASLSSNLDVDGNLCIGAESVTVTSSTITNNGNLVIYNGDSMTDGGTNFAVQSLTNNGYLAIQNGLLSVGGTTTAEKFSFSNSFLNTGIMKFTSYLVDTSLSAGSGLVNEGTIMFDGGNVTFNSPMTGGGCLAFSGISLFWVDLSSQTLDQTLYITPSAQQVIIFVGGTKMITVRGLTMGNAIYFLDPGQASVSLSYNTTTGIATVNSTYSTGTSVIRKADIGLGFDESLFSVQSQLSTPGGWATQLFYTGTSPTDAPSNCDITTGLAFDTCINDLKFPSSSSIMPSSSSSSVVPPHPQHHHVYPHRFYILLLLRKQPKAIVIVL; from the coding sequence ATGAAAATTTGCCTTTTATTAGCTTTAACAAGTTTAACGGCTCCATTGGTTGGAGCAGTGACCATTTCAAAAGATACAGAGCTTCCAAGTTCAGGAAGTTATTCAGATTCCTATAATATCAATGAAGATGCAACATTGGCAATAGCAGATGGCACAACTGTTACTGGTGGAACTAGTGCAAGTTTAAGCAGTAATTTAGATGTTGACGGTAACTTATGTATTGGTGCAGAAAGTGTTACGGTCACTTCATCAACTATAacaaataatggtaatCTTGTCATTTACAACGGTGATTCAATGACTGACGGTGGTACCAATTTTGCTGTCCAGAGTTTAACAAATAATGGTTATTTAGCTATTCAAAATGGTTTACTAAGTGTGGGTGGAACTACAACTGCAGAAAAGTTTTCCTTCTCTAATTCATTCCTAAATACAGGTATTATGAAGTTCACGTCATACCTTGTTGATACTTCATTGTCAGCTGGCAGTGGATTAGTAAATGAGGGTACCATCATGTTTGATGGTGGTAATGTCACGTTTAATTCGCCTATGACAGGAGGGGGGTGTCTGGCCTTTTCAGGAATATCGCTTTTTTGGGTTGATCTGAGCTCCCAAACTTTGGATCAGACATTATACATTACTCCTAGCGCCCAACAAGTTATCATTTTTGTAGGGGGTACAAAAATGATAACAGTAAGGGGTCTTACTATGGGTAATgctatatattttcttgatcCTGGCCAAGCTTCTGTTAGCTTGTCATATAATACAACTACAGGAATTGCAACAGTCAACTCGACTTATTCTACCGGTACAAGCGTTATAAGAAAGGCAGATATAGGTTTGGGTTTCGATGAAAGTTTATTTTCTGTACAAAGTCAGCTTTCGACTCCTGGTGGATGGGCAACTCAGCTGTTTTATACCGGCACATCACCAACTGATGCGCCCTCAAATTGTGATATAACTACAGGGTTGGCCTTCGATACTTGCATAAATGACCTAAAGTTCCCATCTTCTAGCTCAATTAtgccttcttcttcttcgtcttctGTCGTTCCCCCTCATCCTCAACATCATCACGTTTATCCTCATCGTTTTTACATCCTTCTGCTACTAAGGAAACAACCGAAAGCAATAGTAATTGTGTTGTAA
- the NGL2 gene encoding RNA exonuclease (similar to Saccharomyces cerevisiae NGL3 (YML118W) and NGL2 (YMR285C); ancestral locus Anc_8.850), with translation MWNAIKTIFDSSNNRGTENEIHEEPIVNITLSAVKEGNTPLLTSEHTINEEGVMKEIKLAGEEKTNLETASGLEEVSTSTSPIDNDEEDKKPLDKTVKSKNAKGKGKGKGKGKGKIPSPEEIAKLRAERKLLKEAKKEVSVIPPELQFIKRPILYLHEEEPVQGFKFSMMTYNCLAQALIRRKLFPDSGDALKWYRRSKVLLNEFTYYSPDIICLQEVDHIQYQSFWKTEFEKLGYQSQYHRKGVKNHGVSIIWRRSLFTMTDKMLIEFDKESSGNVPPRTTTNNVGLILSLKFTPEAKAQFKNVETTKTGIIIGTTHLFWHPFGTYERTRQCYVVLNKMKEFMHRVNVLQNNNDRDLSHWYPFFCGDFNSQPFDSPYLSMVRKPVEYSGRAKTVIECSTSYKFSKKRDGEEDVDDEEGGNIEKFGIDQPQTPVPEEFIANGEQTILVKDMEKLHNSLNMRAISLYGVGYKNVHPENASIDNECGEPEISNWAHTWNGLLDYLLFVKEWTFSDCTKTETLKQFEESNSMRIRGFLRMPPANEMTKHGQPHVGEYPSDHLSMLCSIELL, from the coding sequence ATGTGGAATGCTATTAAGACCATCTTTGACTCGTCTAATAATAGAGGAACggaaaatgaaatacaCGAAGAACCAATCGTGAATATAACATTATCGGCTGTCAAAGAAGGTAATACACCTTTGCTTACTTCAGAGCATACGATTAATGAAGAGGGGGTTATGAAGGAAATCAAGCTTGCTGGGGAAGAAAAGACTAATTTAGAAACTGCAAGTGGACTTGAAGAAGTTTCCACATCTACCTCTCCAATAGATAACGATGAGGAAGATAAGAAGCCTCTAGATAAAACCgttaaatcaaaaaatgCAAAGGGGAAAGGGAAGGGGAAGGGGAAGGGGAAGGGGAAAATACCATCACCAGAAGAGATTGCTAAATTAAGAGCCGAAAGAAAACTTTTAAAAGAGGCTAAAAAGGAAGTGTCAGTGATTCCTCCAGAATTACAATTTATCAAGCGACCTATTCTATATTTACATGAAGAAGAACCTGTCCAAggatttaaattttctatGATGACCTACAACTGTCTTGCTCAAGCTTTAATTAGACGAAAATTATTTCCCGACAGTGGAGATGCGCTTAAATGGTATAGACGATCAAAAGTACTATTGAATGAGTTTACTTATTATAGCCCTGATATAATTTGCCTGCAAGAAGTGgatcatattcaatatcaaaGTTTCTGGAAAacagaatttgaaaaactaGGATATCAAAGCCAGTATCATCGTAAAGGTGTTAAAAATCATGGTGTATCAATTATATGGAGAAGATCGTTATTTACCATGACTGATAAAATgttaattgaatttgataaagaatCTTCTGGAAATGTTCCACCAAGGACCACCACTAATAATGTAGGTTTAATactttctttgaaatttacTCCCGAGGCAAAAGCCCAATTTAAAAATGTAGAAACGACAAAAACGGGTATAATTATTGGTACCACACATTTGTTTTGGCACCCATTCGGTACGTACGAAAGGACTAGACAATGTTATGTGGTTttaaacaaaatgaaagagTTTATGCATAGGGTAAATGTTTtgcaaaataataatgacagGGATCTAAGTCATTGGTATCCGTTTTTCTGTGGAGATTTTAATTCACAACCGTTTGATAGTCCATATTTATCTATGGTAAGGAAACCAGTAGAATATTCAGGAAGAGCCAAAACCGTTATTGAATGTAGCACTTCttataaattttctaaaaagAGAGATGGTGAGGAagatgttgatgatgaagaaggtggtaacattgaaaaatttgggaTTGATCAACCACAAACTCCTGTACCCGAGGAATTTATTGCCAATGGAGAACAAACAATTTTAGTGAAAGACatggaaaaattacatAACTCACTTAATATGAGAGCAATTTCACTTTACGGTGTTGGTTATAAAAATGTTCATCCGGAAAATGCAAGTATAGATAATGAATGTGGCGAACCGGAAATCTCTAATTGGGCACATACATGGAATGGGTTATTGGATTACCTTTTGTTTGTGAAGGAGTGGACTTTTTCCGATTGTACTAAAACTGAAACTCTTAAACAATTTGAGGAGAGTAATTCTATGAGAATTAGAGGATTTCTAAGAATGCCACCGGCAAATGAGATGACTAAACATGGTCAACCACATGTTGGGGAATACCCTAGTGATCATTTATCAATGCTTTGTagtattgaattattataa